In Bacteroidota bacterium, one DNA window encodes the following:
- a CDS encoding tetratricopeptide repeat protein, which produces MINKKHWFILFFLISFLFSNTNIPASDSDSLKELLKTKLPDTTRVTVLNALSKSYFNVAPDTSVKIANSSKELAEKINFKPGLALALKNMGIAYYLQGNYIDAINTWQKALEVYKSNGDKVGVANMLSKQGAVYFNQGDDDKSLELHLQSLKMSEDVNDTLCIVTSLTNIGAIYLNKSATYKKAIDNFKRAYTLSKLIDDKYMIGTSAVNLGELYYRLNDDSTAMVYLNEAQKAYAGTEDLPYALNYQGRVYVRQKEYSKAIETHLEALNISEKLDTKLDKTQSLVGLAQAYLAKGDLGLAIKRFLEAVDIGKSLNANMEVKDAYEGLAQAYSQKNDYSNAFKYQNLLLSIKDTIYNINTDKKLGTLQFTFDLEKKESQINLLTKDKVIQDQTIKRQKLIRNGFVGGFLVVGCFAFIFFGQRNKISKEKKRSDELLLNILPEETAEELKLTGTAQPQSFDLISVMFTDFKGFTQLSEKLSAKELVNEINECFSAFDHIMTKYGVEKIKTIGDAYMAAGGLPTPNQTHAVDVVNAAIEVREFMDAHKAKKAAAGQLFFEIRIGVHTGPVVAGIVGVKKFAYDIWGDTVNTASRMESSGEIGKVNISGTTYEMVKDKFKFQHRGKIQAKGKGEIDMYFVEK; this is translated from the coding sequence ATGATAAACAAAAAACATTGGTTTATTCTATTCTTTTTAATCAGTTTTTTATTTAGCAATACAAATATTCCTGCAAGTGATTCTGACAGTTTAAAAGAACTATTAAAAACAAAACTTCCCGATACCACCAGAGTAACTGTATTAAATGCTCTGAGCAAAAGTTATTTTAACGTTGCTCCGGATACGTCAGTAAAAATTGCAAATTCCTCTAAAGAACTTGCTGAAAAAATAAACTTCAAACCGGGTCTGGCTCTTGCTTTAAAAAATATGGGAATTGCATATTATCTGCAAGGAAATTATATCGATGCAATCAATACCTGGCAAAAAGCCCTGGAGGTATATAAATCAAATGGTGATAAAGTTGGAGTTGCAAATATGCTGAGTAAGCAGGGTGCAGTTTATTTCAATCAGGGTGATGATGATAAATCACTGGAGTTGCATTTACAATCATTGAAAATGTCAGAAGATGTAAATGACACCTTATGCATTGTCACTTCGCTTACCAACATAGGTGCCATTTATCTGAACAAATCTGCTACATATAAGAAAGCAATCGACAATTTTAAAAGAGCTTATACATTAAGCAAGCTGATTGACGACAAATATATGATTGGAACATCTGCTGTTAATCTGGGGGAACTGTACTATCGCCTAAATGACGATTCTACTGCAATGGTTTATCTCAATGAGGCTCAAAAAGCTTATGCCGGCACTGAAGATCTTCCTTATGCACTAAATTATCAGGGTCGTGTTTATGTAAGACAAAAAGAATATTCAAAAGCGATAGAGACCCATTTAGAAGCACTGAATATTTCCGAAAAACTAGATACGAAACTTGACAAAACACAATCACTCGTAGGACTGGCTCAGGCATATCTTGCTAAAGGCGATCTTGGACTTGCGATCAAAAGATTTCTTGAAGCAGTCGATATCGGAAAATCTTTGAATGCAAATATGGAAGTGAAAGATGCATATGAAGGTTTAGCACAGGCATATTCGCAGAAAAACGATTATTCAAATGCCTTCAAATATCAAAATCTGTTGTTATCAATTAAGGATACCATCTATAATATTAATACAGATAAAAAACTAGGAACACTTCAGTTCACTTTTGATCTCGAAAAAAAGGAATCACAGATCAATTTACTTACAAAAGATAAAGTGATCCAGGATCAGACAATCAAACGTCAGAAGTTAATCCGGAATGGTTTCGTAGGAGGATTTTTAGTAGTCGGATGTTTTGCATTCATCTTTTTTGGTCAACGAAACAAGATCAGCAAAGAGAAAAAACGAAGCGACGAATTACTCCTGAACATTCTTCCTGAGGAAACTGCAGAAGAGTTAAAGTTAACCGGCACAGCACAACCTCAGAGCTTTGATCTGATCTCTGTAATGTTCACTGACTTTAAAGGCTTCACTCAATTGTCAGAAAAATTAAGCGCGAAAGAATTAGTAAATGAGATCAACGAATGTTTTTCTGCTTTCGATCACATCATGACAAAGTATGGGGTAGAGAAAATAAAAACCATCGGTGATGCATATATGGCAGCGGGTGGATTACCTACACCAAATCAAACTCACGCAGTGGATGTTGTTAATGCTGCCATTGAAGTACGCGAATTTATGGACGCTCACAAAGCAAAGAAGGCTGCTGCAGGACAATTATTTTTTGAGATCCGAATAGGAGTTCATACCGGACCGGTCGTAGCAGGAATTGTCGGAGTAAAGAAATTTGCATATGACATCTGGGGTGATACTGTAAATACTGCCAGCAGAATGGAAAGCAGCGGCGAAATAGGCAAAGTAAATATTTCAGGTACTACCTATGAAATGGTAAAAGACAAATTTAAATTCCAGCATAGAGGAAAGATTCAGGCTAAGGGTAAGGGCGAGATTGATATGTATTTTGTGGAGAAATAG